From a region of the Cyprinus carpio isolate SPL01 chromosome A18, ASM1834038v1, whole genome shotgun sequence genome:
- the LOC122148573 gene encoding uncharacterized protein LOC122148573, whose protein sequence is MMVHLFGAASSPSCASYALKRTAEDRKEVASPKAVETVIHNFYVDDCLKSVSTEQEAIDLASDVRKLCAEGGFCLTKWVSNSRKVLLSIPEEQRASGIKDLDLDQDFLPIERALGMQWCTENDTFTYKIKVQEKPFSRRGILSVVNSIYDPLGFLVPLILPVKLLLRDMCKQGYGWDEEIEGKQADQWVRWLEDLNHLSDFQIKRCVKPEKFGNTTEAQLHHFSDASESAYGTATYLVLKNEHNQKHCSLLMGKSRVSPLKQITIPRLELTAATIAVKVDKILRQELQIPLQQSVFWTDSTTVLSYIGNESARFKTFVANRISLIRDATTSLQWRFVKSAQNPADQATRGLKAKDFVQEEKWFKGPNFLLKPEEEWPQCRDQMTQGAQQDPEIKAEIKVNVLNIKEGKDIVSKLTDYYSSWFSLKKAVAWMIRLKETLLQLCKVRRQFQESIAQSEKDPEKQASLLQEQMQKYRSTMEKKSLSLKNLNQAEIQLIQFSQKQQFQDEIEALKKNIPVKKRSQLFKLDPVLQDGILRVGGRLNRAAMPEESRHPAILSKCSKISTLILNDIHQRCGHCG, encoded by the coding sequence ATGATGGTGCACTTATTCGGAGCTGCTTCGTCACCTAGCTGCGCCTCTTATGCACTGAAAAGGACTGCTGAGGACAGAAAAGAAGTAGCATCTCCGAAGGCTGTTGAAACAGTTATACACAATTTTTACGTTGATGACTGCTTGAAATCTGTGTCTACAGAACAAGAAGCTATTGACTTAGCAAGTGATGTTCGTAAGTTATGTGCTGAAGGAGGTTTCTGCTTAACCAAGTGGGTAAGCAATAGTAGGAAAGTACTATTGTCTATTCCAGAAGAACAAAGGGCCAGTGGAATAAAGGACCTTGACTTGGATCAGGATTTTCTGCCAATCGAGAGAGCACTTGGCATGCAGTGGTGTACAGAAAATGACACTTTCACATATAAGATCAAGGTACAAGAGAAGCCATTCAGTAGGAGAGGTATTCTTTCAGTTGTTAATTCAATTTATGACCCTCTTGGGTTTCTGGTGCCACTCATTCTACCAGTTAAGCTCCTTCTGAGAGATATGTGCAAACAAGGATATGGATGGGATGAAGAGATTGAGGGTAAGCAAGCTGATCAGTGGGTCAGATGGCTAGAAGATCTAAATCACCTCTCAGACTTTCAGATCAAAAGGTGTGTAAAACCAGAGAAGTTTGGTAACACAACAGAAGCGCAATTGCATCATTTCTCTGATGCCAGCGAGAGTGCGTATGGCACAGCAACTTATCTGGTGCTTAAAAATGAACATAATCAGAAACATTGTTCCTTGTTAATGGGAAAGTCAAGAGTTAGCCCACTCAAACAAATCACAATCCCTAGACTTGAGCTGACAGCGGCAACCATAGCCGTCAAAGTAGACAAAATACTAAGACAAGAGCTTCAAATTCCACTTCAGCAGTCGGTTTTCTGGACGGATAGCACTACAGTGCTCAGCTACATTGGCAATGAGAGTGCACGCTTCAAAACATTTGTAGCAAACAGGATCTCACTCATACGAGATGCTACTACTTCATTACAATGGAGGTTTGTCAAGTCAGCACAAAATCCTGCAGATCAAGCTACTAGAGGTCTTAAAGCAAAGGACTTTGTGCAAGaagaaaaatggtttaaagggCCCAACTTTTTGTTGAAACCAGAGGAAGAATGGCCACAATGCCGAGATCAAATGACTCAAGGTGCACAACAAGACCCTGAAATCAAAGCTGAAATCAAAGTCAATGTTCTTAACATTAAAGAAGGCAAGGACATTGTAAGCAAGCTAACTGATTACTACTCAAGCTGGTTTAGTCTGAAAAAGGCAGTGGCATGGATGATAAGACTAAAAGAAACACTTTTACAATTATGTAAAGTAAGAAGACAGTTCCAAGAGTCCATTGCACAATCAGAGAAAGACCCGGAAAAGCAAGCATCCCTTCTACAAGAgcaaatgcagaaatacagatcaACAATGGAGAAAAAGTCGTTGAGCCTGAAAAACCTGAATCAAGCAGAAATTCAGCTCATTCAATTCAGtcaaaaacaacaatttcagGATGAAATTGAGGCTCTGAAAAAGAATATTCCTGTTAAGAAAAGAAGTCAGCTGTTCAAGCTTGACCCTGTACTTCAGGATGGGATACTAAGAGTGGGAGGTAGGCTCAACAGAGCAGCCATGCCAGAGGAATCCAGACATCCTGCAATCCTCTCAAAATGCTCTAAGATTTCAACTCTCATTCTAAACGATATTCATCAAAGATGTGGACACTGTGGTTGA